The proteins below are encoded in one region of Stigmatopora argus isolate UIUO_Sarg chromosome 2, RoL_Sarg_1.0, whole genome shotgun sequence:
- the LOC144070732 gene encoding uncharacterized protein LOC144070732 has translation MCAKMVKEESDGQLGWKEEPNERPEALGKKRFGFYAADYFYPEQNEPDSPDVKHEDLHVTPSDSRCVKEERQADVADFSPVDVIVKTEEDEGIVDRRRRSQADELLPPLSESDDLTSHSSDAGDGEPSKSDGKRWKCSRCDKTFDAKYTLKIHTRIHTGEKPFTCSVCGKTFTQRGHLGTHSRKHTGEKPFVCSFCGKSFSGKGNLRTHTRTHTVEKPFACTVCGKKFSIKGNLRTHTRIHTGEKPFVCTICGKRFSQKPNLITHARTHTGEKPFACSICRTTFSTKDGLIRHTKTHTGEKPFPCLVCGKRFSQKPNLATHLRTHDGEKDSPQFVVMDSI, from the exons ATGTGCGCTAAAATGGTGAAAGAAGAGTCGGATGGTCAACTTGGTTGGAAGGAAGAACCAAACGAGCGTCCGGAAGCTCTGGGCAAGAAGCGATTTGGTTTCTACGCTGCAG atTATTTTTACCCCGAGCAGAACGAGCCGGATTCCCCCGACGTCAAACACGAAGACCTCCACGTCACACCGTCGGATTCCCGCTGCGTGAAAGAAGAACGGCAAGCCGATGTCGCCGATTTCTCGCCGGTCGACGTCATCGTGAAGACCGAAGAGGACGAAGGCATCGTCGACCGACGCCGACGCTCCCAAGCGGACGAGCTCTTGCCGCCGCTTTCGGAAAGCGACGACCTAACGTCCCACTCGTCCGACGCGGGTGACGGCGAACCCTCGAAAAGCGATGGCAAACGCTGGAAATGCTCCCGGTGCGACAAAACCTTTGACGCCAAGTATACTTTGAAAATCCACACGAGAATCCACACGGGAGAAAAACCCTTTACCTGCTCGGTTTGCGGTAAAACGTTCACTCAGCGGGGACATTTGGGAACACACTCGAGAAAACACACCGGTGAGAAACCTTTCGTCTGCTCGTTTTGCGGGAAAAGTTTCTCCGGGAAGGGGAATTTAAGAACGCACACCAGGACGCATACGGTGGAGAAACCGTTCGCCTGCACAGTGTGTGGCAAAAAATTCTCCATTAAGGGAAACTTGCGGACACACACCAGAATTCACACTGGGGAAAAACCTTTTGTCTGCACCATTTGCGGTAAAAGGTTCTCCCAAAAGCCAAATTTGATCACACATGCCAGGACACACACGGGAGAAAAACCTTTTGCCTGCTCCATTTGCCGTACGACATTCTCGACAAAGGACGGTTTGATCcggcacacaaaaacacacacgggAGAGAAACCTTTTCCGTGCCTGGTTTGCGGGAAAAGATTCTCACAGAAGCCAAATTTGGCGACGCATTTACGAACGCATGACGGGGAGAAAGATTCACCTCAGTTTGTGGTAATGGATTCGATCtga
- the LOC144070721 gene encoding uncharacterized protein LOC144070721 — protein MCAKLVKEEDEEGFCGTKEENEYERQAVLQKPRAKLPGADVREKCLLVDPEPSNIKEEEQEVDISKLPLNGVPVKSEDDQDGGPSEDDQDGGPSEESGRTGPSSGCHLKTEGEGGPQADSFLAPLSDSDGASSRSPDTDEDDDDYDERPAGEKTSRNERKNRQCSQCDKTFFNKSSLKRHMRTHTGEKPYSCSVCGLIVNQKCSLTTHMRTHTGEKPFTCSFCGQKFSEKGNLMKHTRIHTGEKPYTCSACGKSFSEKASLTSHTRTHTGEKPFSCSFCGQKFSEKGNLRTHTRTHTGETPFVCSVCGQRFAWKGLLSAHVRTHTGEKPYACSDCGQKFSAKGNLRIHARTHTGEKPFPCSVCGQTFSVKATLRTHLRTHTGEKPFACNVCGKSFSVKGSLISHTRTHTGEKPFACNLCCKIFTQKVHLTRHMRTHPGEKSGTDIHPNQKKLQRPPVKEEPTCFKKEQEEEDVTKLPLTVVTVKSEEDEEKSRNAERSLLRT, from the exons ATGTGTGCCAAATTGGTGAaggaagaagacgaagaagggTTTTGTGGCACCAAAGAGGAAAACGAATATGAACGTCAAGCTGTTTTGCAGAAACCTCGAGCTAAATTACCCGGAGCAG ATGTCCGGGAAAAATGTCTTCTTGTGGACCCAGAGCCCTCCAACATTAAAGAAGAGGAGCAGGAGGTTGATATTAGCAAGCTTCCATTGAATGGTGTCCCCGTGAAGAGTGAGGACGACCAAGACGGCGGTCCGAGTGAGGACGACCAAGATGGCGGTCCGAGTGAGGAGAGCGGACGCACTGGTCCTTCGAGCGGATGTCACCTGAAGACAGAAGGCGAAGGAGGACCGCAAGCTGACAGCTTCTTAGCGCCGCTCTCAGATAGCGACGGAGCGTCGTCTCGCTCGCCCGACACggacgaagacgacgacgatTACGACGAACGCCCGGCGGGAGAAAAGACCTCCCGCAACGAGCGCAAGAACCGGCAATGTTCTCAATgtgacaaaacatttttcaataaatCCTCGTTGAAGAGACACATGCGAACGCACACTGGAGAGAAACCCTACTCGTGCTCCGTGTGCGGCCTGATCGTCAACCAGAAGTGCAGTTTGACCACTCACATGAGAACGCACACGGGAGAAAAGCCTTTCACCTGCTCGTTTTGCGGACAGAAATTCTCTGAGAAGGGAAATCTGATGAAACACACCAGAATACACACCGGGGAGAAGCCTTACACATGCTCCGCCTGCGGCAAAAGCTTCTCGGAAAAGGCCAGTTTGACGAGCCACACGAGGACGcacaccggggagaaacccttttcctgctcctTTTGCGGTCAAAAATTCtcagagaagggaaatttaCGGACGCACACCAGAACTCACACCGGAGAGACACCGTTCGTCTGCTCCGTTTGCGGCCAACGTTTTGCCTGGAAAGGACTTTTGAGCGCGCACGTCCGCACGCACACTGGGGAAAAACCCTACGCCTGCTCAGATTGTGGTCAAAAATTCTCCGCCAAGGGCAATCTGAGAATACACGCGAGAACGCACACGGGCGAGAAACCTTTTCCCTGCTCCGTCTGCGGCCAAACATTCTCAGTCAAAGCGACGCTAAGGACACACTTAAGGACGCACACGGGCGAGAAACCTTTCGCCTGCAATGTTTGCGGCAAGAGCTTCTCAGTCAAGGGAAGTTTAATCAGCCACACGCGAACGCACACCGGAGAGAAACCTTTTGCCTGTAACCTTTGTTGTAAAATCTTCACACAGAAAGTACATTTGACAAGACACATGAGGACGCACCCGGGGGAGAAATCTGGGACAGATATTCATCCCAATCAAAAgaagctccagcgcccccctGTTAAAGAGGAGCCCACTTGTTTCAAAAAGGAacaagaggaggaggatgttACCAAGTTGCCCTTGACTGTTGTCACTGTCAAGAGTGAAGAGGAtgaagaaaaatccagaaatgcgGAGAGGAGCCTGCTGAGAACGTAA
- the LOC144070730 gene encoding uncharacterized protein LOC144070730, which produces MFAKRTNDYLEELHTEEDFLDPDGAENEVATTPFQQTEDLEAIHIKEEQEEEIITFPLTGIFVKSDEDDEDPSGADGILAPISENDDASPSSDADDPPEGVATRDGDNTRVKCPQCEKTFFNKSTMKRHAKIHSGEKRFACSACGKTFFRKEELKSHMKTHTGEKPFVCAFCGKRYCEKQTLTNHTRTHTGEKPFACAECGKRFTHRALLKEHMSTHSEEKPFLCAICGKGFSMRKYLRVHARTHTVEKPFSCSICSKTFSAKAALKTHARTHTGEKPFPCSFCGMSFSIMRSLLRHQRLHTREKTFACLFCGRTFLRKDEVQRHSRTHTGEKPFVCLVCEKRYSDKQSLTNHARVHAGEEARGCAVSAVN; this is translated from the exons ATGTTTGCCAAAAGGACAAACGATTACTTGGAAGAACTTCACACAGAAG AAGACTTTCTCGATCCCGATGGAGCAGAAAACGAAGTGGCGACCACTCCCTTTCAACAAACGGAAGACCTAGAAGCCATCCACATAAAAGAAGAGCAGGAAGAAGAAATCATCACGTTTCCATTGACTGGCATCTTCGTGAAAAGCGACGAAGATGACGAAGACCCCAGCGGAGCGGACGGCATCTTGGCTCCAATTTCCGAAAACGACGACGCCTCGCCATCTTCGGACGCCGACGACCCCCCGGAAGGTGTCGCCACACGCGACGGCGACAACACGCGCGTCAAATGTCCCCAGTGCGAGAAAACTTTCTTCAACAAATCCACCATGAAAAGACACGCCAAAATACACAGCGGGGAGAAAAGATTCGCTTGCTCGGCGTGCGGGAAAACGTTCTTCAGAAAGGAGGAGCTGAAAAGCCACATGAAAACGCACACCGGGGAAAAACCTTTTGTGTGCGCCTTTTGCGGCAAAAGGTATTGCGAAAAGCAAACTTTGACCAATCACACCAGGACGCACACGGGGGAGAAACCTTTCGCCTGTGCCGAGTGCGGGAAACGATTCACCCATAGGGCCCTCCTCAAAGAGCACATGAGCACGCACTCGGAAGAGAAACCTTTTCTCTGCGCCATTTGCGGCAAAGGCTTCTCCATGCGGAAATATTTGCGAGTGCACGCGAGAACGCACACTGTGGAAAAACCCTTCTCCTGCTCCATTTGCTCCAAGACCTTCTCCGCCAAGGCGGCTTTGAAAACGCACGCCAGGACGCACACCGGGGAAAAACCTTTCCCCTGCTCCTTTTGCGGCATGAGCTTCTCCATTATGAGGAGCTTACTCAGGCACCAAAGGCTGCACACCCGTGAGAAGACCTTCGCCTGCTTGTTTTGCGGTCGGACTTTCTTGAGGAAGGACGAGGTGCAAAGACACAGTAGGACGCACACCGGGGAAAAGCCTTTTGTTTGTTTAGTCTGCGAGAAAAGATATAGCGACAAGCAAAGTTTAACAAATCACGCCAGGGTGCACGCTGGGGAAGAAGCGCGGGGTTGCGCCGTGTCGGCCGTAAATTGA
- the LOC144070729 gene encoding dead end protein 1-like: protein MDSNQNQVINVERMEALEAWLTTTQTKITQVNGQRKYGGPPEAWEGPKPGLKCEVFIKHIPRESYEDLLLPLFGSVGPLWEFRLMMNFSGHNRGFAYAKYGSADVAEKAVRELHGRELQPGRRLIVCLSNEKRCLHVTCLPTPADENELLQVLYGMAVGVEGLSLESQPRAKTVSAVVVFSSHQAAAMGKRVLGEAFWKQFGIRVGVHWNSPKRARSEDRLRQRPPRGPPPAPKQGRIPPRASTRSAPRRPPDFCRAVGGPVGARQASAGASVGASVGASAQAASASLQKRCSEMGVGRPTFDFSCGPAWPDGRLPATFVVSISGMGVFRGTMRLCPRPTASGSLAAAREMAAAAILRWMEVKKNHPMRKQLTG from the exons ATGGACAGCAACCAGAACCAG GTGATTAACGTTGAGCGGATGGAGGCCCTGGAAGCCTGGCTGACAACAACCCAAACAAAGATCACCCAGGTTAACGGCCAACGAAAGTATGGAGGACCACCCGAAG CATGGGAAGGCCCCAAACCCGGATTGAAGTGCGAAGTTTTCATCAAACACATCCCGCGGGAAAGCTACGAAGACCTCCTCCTTCCTCTCTTCGGCTCCGTGGGACCCTTGTGGGAGTTCCGCCTCATGATGAACTTCAGCGGCCACAACCGCGGATTCGCCTACGCCAAGTACGGCTCGGCCGACGTGGCCGAAAAAGCCGTGCGCGAGCTGCACGGCCGCGAGCTCCAGCCGGGTCGGCGTCTCATCGTGTGCCTCAGCAACGAGAAACGGTGCCTCCACGTGACGTGTTTGCCGACCCCTGCCGACGAAAATGAGCTTCTTCAG GTTCTCTATGGGATGGCGGTCGGGGTGGAGGGGCTTTCACTCGAGTCCCAGCCCAGAGCAAAGACCGTGTCCGCCGTGGTGGTCTTTTCCTCACACCAAGCGGCTGCCATGGGAAAGAGAGTGCTGGGGGAAG CATTTTGGAAGCAGTTTGGTATACGCGTGGGCGTCCATTGGAATTCCCCCAAGAGAGCGCGCTCGGAGGACCGCCTTCGTCAGAGGCCGCCACGAGGCCCGCCTCCCGCCCCGAAGCAGGGGCGGATCCCCCCCAGGGCTTCAACGCGCTCGGCTCCTCGCCGGCCACCGGATTTCTGCAGAGCCGTCGGAGGACCGGTCGGCGCCAGGCAGGCGTCCGCCGGGGCGTCTGTTGGGGCTTCCGTTGGGGCGTCCGCTCAGGCAGCGTCGGCCTCGCTGCAAAAGCGTTGCTCCGAGATGGGGGTCGGCCGGCCGACGTTCGATTTCTCCTGCGGCCCCGCCTGGCCCGACGGCCGGCTTCCCGCGACCTTCGTGGTCAGCATCTCGGGCATGGGGGTCTTCCGAGGGACGATGAGGCTCTGTCCGCGACCCACCGCCAGCGGCTCTTTGGCGGCCGCTCGAGAAATGGCGGCGGCAGCGATCCTGCGGTGgatggaggtaaaaaaaaatcatccaatgAGGAAGCAGCTCACAGGTTAA